The region ATTTTTCTGGGCTTGTTTTTTATTCACTAAAGAAAGAATCAAACCAATCGCAGACGAACAAAACAATCTAAAAGAAGACTTAAAAGATCTTTGGAAAAACAGACCCTGGTGGATTTTACTTGGTGCCGGAATTGGCGCATTGGTTTTCAATTCTATCCGTGATGGAGCTGCGGTTTATTATTTTAAATATTATGTAAGCAGTGCTGTCAATTTTGATTTTTCACTTTTCGGAAGTGATTTTCATATGACACCAACATCCATTTATCTGGTTTTAGGGCAAGCAGCAAATATTATAGGAGTTATTATCGCTACACCAATTGCGAACAAAATCGGTAAAAAGAAAACCTTTTTTGGAGCTATGGCTGTAGCGGCAATTCTAAGTCTTGTTTTCTATTTATTCGGAAAAGAAGATGTTTTCTTAATCATGAGTTTTCAGGTTTTAATCAGTATTTGTGCTGGTTGTATTTTCCCATTAATCTGGTCCATGTACGCTGACAGTGCCGATTATTCAGAATGGAAACAAGGTCGAAGAGCAACCGGATTGGTGTTTTCAGCTTCTTCAATGTCACAAAAGTTCGGCTGGACCATTGGCGGTGCCGGAGCGGGATGGCTTTTAGGTTATTTTGGTTTTCAGGCTAATGTAGAACAAACTGCAACAGCTCAAAACGGAATTCAGTTAATGTTAAGCATACTGCC is a window of Flavobacterium crocinum DNA encoding:
- a CDS encoding MFS transporter, with product MHDKISLKEKIGYGLGDAASSMFWKIFSMYLLFFYTDVFGLAPAVVGTMFLITRIWDSCFDPIVGILADRTKSKWGKFRPYLLWVAIPFAVIGVLTFYTPDFDEKGKIIYAYVTYSLMMMIYSLINVPYASLLGVMSSDRKERNTLSSYRMVFAFGGSLLALWLIEPLVNYFGGNLNSKSGWLATIAVFGLITTIFFWACFLFTKERIKPIADEQNNLKEDLKDLWKNRPWWILLGAGIGALVFNSIRDGAAVYYFKYYVSSAVNFDFSLFGSDFHMTPTSIYLVLGQAANIIGVIIATPIANKIGKKKTFFGAMAVAAILSLVFYLFGKEDVFLIMSFQVLISICAGCIFPLIWSMYADSADYSEWKQGRRATGLVFSASSMSQKFGWTIGGAGAGWLLGYFGFQANVEQTATAQNGIQLMLSILPAIAAAISVAFIAFYPLSEEKLQIIEQDLNEKRDQN